CAGAGCAGCAGGCTGAAAACTCATAATGAACTGCTGGTCAAACTTACCATTTTTATCAAAGAGCCCGAGAAGCATTATTTTTTCAGTTACCGTAACTTCTGAGATTTTTATACCTTCTTTTGAGATATAAAGGCTTACGTTGTCCATACTCATTAGCTCTTTTATCATATTTGAGTGCTCGTTTGACAGGTGGTCCCAGACGGACTGCGTAAAATTAAGAGAAAGTTCGGCATCCTTTCTGCCAAGTTCAACATACAGAGGCAGATAAGCAGGGTTGAAATAGGAAGCAAAGGTTGAAGCCATTTTTGCATTTGCCATACTATCAATAATCTTCTGGGAGGGCTCATAGATGTGGTTCAGATCCGGCTCTATCAATGTACAATCCCCAAGCTCAGAAATTCTTTCAAGAAGATGGCGGGGGATCGAATTCAGATCGTGACCTGTCCAGTAACAGTTGTTTTTTTCAACAACTTCAAGGGCACTTATCAGCGGCTTAACCTTTTTAATTATAAACTCTCCAAACACCGTGAGCTTATACATCCGGTCTTCCTGGACAATAAGGTCGCTGTCTATTAGCTTCTTTATCTGGGGAAGAATTGAAGTGGCAGTAACATCCAGCTCTTCCTTAATTTCATCAATATTTTTTGAGCCGCTATCCAGCAGTATTAGAAGATTTTTTCTTTTATCAGAGCGGAAAACAAGATCAATAAGCGAAGACTCCATTTCTCCCTACTTCCTGCAGTATGGTTTCCTGCGATATGCCGCCAGTCCTTACTGCCGGCAGGCTGTTTCTATGGCTGTTCCTTTTCAAATTCAAAATTTCTCCGACTCTTTTGGGGGTGAATGTAAATTCAGTCTGTTGAAAAACCAGGAGCGCAGACCCCTACGAATGTTATCTTTGTTTCCATCGGGGTTCGTTTCCAACCGGGAGGGACAAGGTACTCTATGCTGGTGTCTATCTTTATTGAATTGTCAGGAAGCCCGAAATCTTTCATAGAATCCAGAATGAGTTCTTCCCCGACTTTCTGGGAATATTCCATTGCGGTCCTGTAATGTTCGAATTTTTTTCTTCCGGCCGGGGTAAATACAAGGAAATTCTGATCCGGGTTTTCCATTGAATTTGGTCTTATAGTAATCTCAATTCTTTTAATTCCTTTCCCTACAAGAGCTCCCACAGCATTTCCTACTCTTGCCTGCTCCGGGACAATAATTTCCGCATCAATAAGAGACTTCAGCTCCCCATAGTAAGCTTTTACAGGCCCTCCAAGAAGAACTATTGGAATGTTTACTTTATACTGGACAGGCACTTCTTTTTCCAGCAGCATTTTTATCCCGTCTTTGCCCTTACCTTCCATTATAAAGGACATCAGGCTGTAAGCCATATTTTTTGCAACCTGTTGCTTTACTTTTTTACAGAAAGCGATAACTCCCATCTGAGTAAAGCGGGAGAGTTTTCTTGCCCCTATCTGGGCGGCTTCCACATCCCATTCCGTATATTCTCCAAGGACATGCAGGGCATCTGTTGGTGTAAATCCTATTGCCTGAATTGCCCTCTGGTTGAGAAGGGAATCAAGAACAGCAGGAGAGGGAAACCGATTCATTTTATTTAATATGTCATGTATGGAGACAGGTTCGTCTCCTATCGCTTCAAGCAGTTTCTGTTCACTCTCTGTAGGGTTGTTGAGCGTAGCTCCGGTACTTACAAAAAATTTTGTGGGCTGGAGATGTTCATTGAGCATTGTCCTCAAAGGTATGGGATTTTTCTCCAGTTTTTCTTTGAAATTGGGATAGTTTACCGCAGCAAAACAGAGGGGTATAACTCTTCTCGGGCCTACCCTTATGCATTTTTTGAACCATATATGGCTGTCTCCCCCGTTTGCGGAGCTTTCCATTTTTATGGCTTTTACACGGGTCTGCCAGCCTCCTACAACAGCTCCTTTTTCGCAGAGCTCTGGAACACCATTTTTAATTATGGAGACATCCGTGCTCGTCCCTCCTACATCAATTACGGCACATGTGTCAAGCCCCGAGAGGTGTGAGGCTCCCATAATACTTGCAGCGGGACCGGAAAATATAGTTTCAATAGGTCGCAGCTTTGCTCCCTTTATATCTATGACAGAACCGTCACATTTTAACATCAGGACTTTGGCATCGATATTTCTTTCCTTTATTTCATTCATGATTGAATGGATAAACTGGTAGGTTATGGGGATTAACTGGGCATTTAAAACTGCCGTAGCAGCTCTTTCGTAAGCTCCAAGTTCCTGGGATAGTTCATGTCCGCAGACTACGGGATGCCCTGTAAGTTTAAGGATTACTTCCTTTATCTTGATCTCATGTTCAGGATTTCTGGTGCTGAAATAAGAAGAAACAGCAAATGCGGACACTTTATTTTTAAAGCTAACTGCAAACTGCTCTACAGCCGCAATGTCAAGAGGCTGGAGCTCATCTCCATTGCTATCGTGACCCCCGTTAACCATGATAGTATAATCGGCTGGAAGCTCCCTTGGGACGGTATAGTTTCCTACAAGGATCAGGCCAACAGGATATCCTGTCTTTTCCAGAATGGTATTTGTGGAAAGAGTTGTGGAAACCGACACAAGTTTGACTTGTTTTAGATATTCCGGGTTCAATTCATTAATTGCATTCCGAATTCCGGTCATCAGGTTTGGATAGGTGGTAACCGCTTTACCGGTATCAAGGATCTTGCTGTCCGAATCCCTCAAGATGACAGCATCCGTGTATGTTCCACCTGCATCAATACCCAGACTATATTGCATATCAAAACAGCCCCATTTTTTATTCTAATTGGCGATTTATATCATTTTTAACTATATTAATCCCTTTTAGCCGGATTTATAAAGTTATGCCTCAAGATATATATTTTTACTTATATTGTTCGACATTTCCGTTACTTCTTACTTCCCTCAGGCAATCACACTATTCTTCGGGATTCCTATCCCTACATAAACAAGTTTTGTCTCCAGAGGGACATCCGTCCAGCCGCTTGGTGACAGATGTTTTCTGCTTACGTCTATTCTTATATCTTCTTTCCCAAGACCTGCATTGATCATATAATCCATAACAAGCTGCTTTCCAAGTTTTTCGGCATATTCGAGAGCTTCGGAATATACTTCAAATTTTTTCCTTTCCGATGGTGAAAAGACAATGAACTCGGTTTTCTTTTCCTGCTGCTGGAGTGTATCTTCTATAACTTCACTCTCCGGCGCTGCACAGTGTTCCTCACCTTCAGGCGTCTCTTCTCTGGATTTGGGGATGAACCTTGTTTTTATGAGAATCTCCACCCTCTTAATTCCTTTTCCGACAAGAGCCCCAACTGCATTACCGACATCAGCGTGTTCTGGAACTATAAACTCGGCGCTGATCAGCTTTCTCATGTCTTCTACATATGCTCCCACAGGACCTCCGAGAAGAACGACAGGAATTTCTACTCTGAAACGAGTAAAGTTCTTTCCCTTGAGCACTCTGTCAATCTCTTCTCTGGGCATTCCTTCTATCATATATGCGATGAGGTCTTCTGCAATATTACGTGCAACCCTGCGCTTTACTTCTGCACTGAAATCTTCAGGGTCCAGTTTAAGTGGTCTCCCAAGTAAGTAAGCTCCTATCCTTGCAGCTTCAACATCCCATTCCGTATACTCACTCAGGACGTGCAGGGCATCGGTAGGTGTAAAGCCTATAGCCTGAATAAGCCTTTTCTGTATAAGAGAATCAAGTATTGAAGGCGAAGGGCGTTTTTTCAGGGCTATGAGCAGGTCTCCGAAAGAAACAGGATCTTTTCCTATATTCCTGTAAATTTCCCTTTCCCCTGCTTTTAACTCTATAGGTCTGAACCCTGTCCTGACAAAAAACTTCGTTACCTGGATATTTTCACAGAGGTAACCTTTTGCTACCCTGTTATGCTTGAGCTTCTCCCTGAATCCCGGATATATAGCAGAAGCCCTGCAGAGAGGAATGACTCTTCGGGGTCCCACATTGATCCTATCTCCCTTGAGCCAGATATGGCTGTCACCTCCGGTCGCTGAGGTCTCCATGCGGATAGCTTTTACACGGGTCTGCCAGCCTCCAACCACCGCGCCCGAGCTGCTGAGTTCCGGAAGCCCGTTCTGCATCATGGCAACATCCGTACTCGTCCCTCCTACATCGATTACGGCACATGTATCAAGCCTGGTAAGGTGTGAGGCTCCAACAAGACTTGCTGCTGGGCCCGAGAAAATAGTTTCAATGGGTTTTTCCAGAGCCTCTTCTATCCCGACCACTGACCCATCGCATTTCAGCATCAGCATGTTTGCGTTGATTCCGCGACTTTCGAATTCTTCAATTATTGCCTGGATGAACTTATGAGTAATAGGGATCAGCTGGGCATTCAGAAAAGCAGTTACAGCCCTTTCATAGGCTCCGAGATCCTGGGATAGTTCATGCCCGCAAACAACCGGCAGTCCGGTAAGTTCCTTTAAGGCTTTTTTAACTGCAAGCTCATGTTCAGGGTTCCGGTTGCTGAAATAAGAAGAAACTGCAAAAGCGGAAACTTTACTCTGTACTTTGAGTGCGAATTCTTCTACTGCATCAAGGTTCAGGGCTTTTAATTCTTCTCCATCGCTGTTATGCCCGCCTGAAACTGCTATCCAGTAATCAGTGGGAAGTTTCTCAGGGATCACATAGTCCCCCACCATAATAAGCCCTACAGGAAATCCCGTGCTTTCCAGAATCGTATTTGTGGATAGTGTGGTGGATACTGATACCAGCTTTATATCTCCAAGGTATCCCGGATCCAGTTTGTCAATTGCATTTTTCATTCCAGGCAGAGGGTCGGGGTAGGTTGTCAGAGCTTTGCTTGACTCAACCACTGCTCCGTCCGAATCCCTCACGATAACGGCATCGGTATATGTGCCCCCTGCATCAATTCCAAGACTGAAGTGCATTTCTTCATTAACCTCTTTTATGAATTGGATAGTAGCTTCTTAAGGCTTTCCAGAAAGTATTCCGGTCATTCTTTCCTATGGCAGGCCGGTTATCGAGAATACCAGCCTCTGTCAATTCCATCACTGGTTAAAGCCTGATATTATAATTAAGTCTGAATAGTTGTTAAACTTGAAGTAACCAAATAGATATCTGATGATAACTGAATTATATTAAAGGCAGATTTTAAGATTTTAACATCCAGAAAGATTATATTTCCTGAAAGATTATTTTTACCATCTTTGATGAATATAGAAATTAATATGGTAAAAAGCCATCACCAGTAAAACCTTCGTAT
This window of the Methanosarcina mazei S-6 genome carries:
- a CDS encoding hydantoinase/oxoprolinase family protein; this encodes MHFSLGIDAGGTYTDAVIVRDSDGAVVESSKALTTYPDPLPGMKNAIDKLDPGYLGDIKLVSVSTTLSTNTILESTGFPVGLIMVGDYVIPEKLPTDYWIAVSGGHNSDGEELKALNLDAVEEFALKVQSKVSAFAVSSYFSNRNPEHELAVKKALKELTGLPVVCGHELSQDLGAYERAVTAFLNAQLIPITHKFIQAIIEEFESRGINANMLMLKCDGSVVGIEEALEKPIETIFSGPAASLVGASHLTRLDTCAVIDVGGTSTDVAMMQNGLPELSSSGAVVGGWQTRVKAIRMETSATGGDSHIWLKGDRINVGPRRVIPLCRASAIYPGFREKLKHNRVAKGYLCENIQVTKFFVRTGFRPIELKAGEREIYRNIGKDPVSFGDLLIALKKRPSPSILDSLIQKRLIQAIGFTPTDALHVLSEYTEWDVEAARIGAYLLGRPLKLDPEDFSAEVKRRVARNIAEDLIAYMIEGMPREEIDRVLKGKNFTRFRVEIPVVLLGGPVGAYVEDMRKLISAEFIVPEHADVGNAVGALVGKGIKRVEILIKTRFIPKSREETPEGEEHCAAPESEVIEDTLQQQEKKTEFIVFSPSERKKFEVYSEALEYAEKLGKQLVMDYMINAGLGKEDIRIDVSRKHLSPSGWTDVPLETKLVYVGIGIPKNSVIA
- a CDS encoding helix-turn-helix transcriptional regulator is translated as MESSLIDLVFRSDKRKNLLILLDSGSKNIDEIKEELDVTATSILPQIKKLIDSDLIVQEDRMYKLTVFGEFIIKKVKPLISALEVVEKNNCYWTGHDLNSIPRHLLERISELGDCTLIEPDLNHIYEPSQKIIDSMANAKMASTFASYFNPAYLPLYVELGRKDAELSLNFTQSVWDHLSNEHSNMIKELMSMDNVSLYISKEGIKISEVTVTEKIMLLGLFDKNGKFDQQFIMSFQPAALKWGQELFDYLKRLSKQVNKI
- a CDS encoding hydantoinase/oxoprolinase N-terminal domain-containing protein, producing MQYSLGIDAGGTYTDAVILRDSDSKILDTGKAVTTYPNLMTGIRNAINELNPEYLKQVKLVSVSTTLSTNTILEKTGYPVGLILVGNYTVPRELPADYTIMVNGGHDSNGDELQPLDIAAVEQFAVSFKNKVSAFAVSSYFSTRNPEHEIKIKEVILKLTGHPVVCGHELSQELGAYERAATAVLNAQLIPITYQFIHSIMNEIKERNIDAKVLMLKCDGSVIDIKGAKLRPIETIFSGPAASIMGASHLSGLDTCAVIDVGGTSTDVSIIKNGVPELCEKGAVVGGWQTRVKAIKMESSANGGDSHIWFKKCIRVGPRRVIPLCFAAVNYPNFKEKLEKNPIPLRTMLNEHLQPTKFFVSTGATLNNPTESEQKLLEAIGDEPVSIHDILNKMNRFPSPAVLDSLLNQRAIQAIGFTPTDALHVLGEYTEWDVEAAQIGARKLSRFTQMGVIAFCKKVKQQVAKNMAYSLMSFIMEGKGKDGIKMLLEKEVPVQYKVNIPIVLLGGPVKAYYGELKSLIDAEIIVPEQARVGNAVGALVGKGIKRIEITIRPNSMENPDQNFLVFTPAGRKKFEHYRTAMEYSQKVGEELILDSMKDFGLPDNSIKIDTSIEYLVPPGWKRTPMETKITFVGVCAPGFSTD